Genomic window (Deinococcus humi):
CCTGCTCGTGAGCACGACGGAGCTCCGCGCTGCCGTACTCGCCGAGCATTCGTCTCACGAACCAGCGCTCTCCCTCACGTTCGTAGTACACAGCAGCGTCCAGGGGAATCAGGCTGCGGATCATTGCCTGGGCTCGCCCGACCAGGACGTCAGGATCCAGGTCGATGGTAAGGTCGCGCGTCCACTCCTCGAAGGCGTCCAGGGCCCGGTTGCGCGCGTCGAGTTCCGCATTGCGTTGCCGCAATTCCCCGTCCAGTCTGGCGGTGCGCAGAGCGGCGGCAAGTTGCCCACTGAACAGGTGCAGAAAGTCCCAGTACGCGTCGTCCAGGTGCTTGCGCGGGTTGATCCCCACGGCGAGCAGCCCCAGCGGCGCGGCCTCCTCAGGTTGCGTCAGCGGCAGCACCGCCAACTGCGTGACCGGCTCTGGCCATGGCCCGGTGACGAAGGGTTGCACCGGGATCACCTGTTCCTCGCGCGCCTTCAGCCAATCGTGGGGCGCGTGATGCCAGGGCGCCGTCTGCTCGTCACTCAGCCCAGCCGCGCCGACGAGGTGCAGTTCGCCTCCGGCAGTGGGCACGTACAGCAGCAGGCATGGCAGATCGTGGGGGTTGTCCTCGGCGACGGTCCGGGCAGCCTGCATGACCTGCTGGGGGGCGGCCGCGCCGAGCAGGGCGGCGGTGAGGGCCGCAAGGGTCCGGGTGCGGCGTGCCAGGAGCACCCGCTCGGTGGTCTCGGTCACGGAGGAGAACACGCCCTCGACGTGTTGGTCGACGTACACCGGGGTGTAGCCGACATCGAAGTAGCACTCCTCCAGGTATCCGTGACGCACCAGGGGCACCAGCAGGTTCTCGAACGCGGCGCTCTCCCCGCGGAGCGCGGCGTCGAACACCGGCTTGAGACCCGGGTAACCGTCCTGACCGAAGATGTCGGCGGTGCGGGCTCCCAGGGCGGCCGGGTGCTTGTCGGCCCCGAGGATGGGGCGATAGGCGTCGTTGTACAGCGCGATCAAATCTGGCGTCCACGCGAGGTACATGGGCTGTTTGGACGCGAGCATGAGGTGCACGGAGGTCCGCAGAGCTGCCGGCCAGGTGCTGGGTGGCCCGAGGGGGGTGGAGGCCCAGTCGAGGTCGCGCATAAGGGCACCCAGCTCGCCGCCCTCACGGAAGAGCAGGTCGGGCTGGGGATGGTTGTCGGTGGTCATATGGCTGTCACGTATG
Coding sequences:
- a CDS encoding sensor histidine kinase — translated: MTTDNHPQPDLLFREGGELGALMRDLDWASTPLGPPSTWPAALRTSVHLMLASKQPMYLAWTPDLIALYNDAYRPILGADKHPAALGARTADIFGQDGYPGLKPVFDAALRGESAAFENLLVPLVRHGYLEECYFDVGYTPVYVDQHVEGVFSSVTETTERVLLARRTRTLAALTAALLGAAAPQQVMQAARTVAEDNPHDLPCLLLYVPTAGGELHLVGAAGLSDEQTAPWHHAPHDWLKAREEQVIPVQPFVTGPWPEPVTQLAVLPLTQPEEAAPLGLLAVGINPRKHLDDAYWDFLHLFSGQLAAALRTARLDGELRQRNAELDARNRALDAFEEWTRDLTIDLDPDVLVGRAQAMIRSLIPLDAAVYYEREGERWFVRRMLGEYGSAELRRAHEQGLPHASTGNLRTPFETGQPYYQEVYDENTDHLAPHTAHVTATAMVPLRTTRGVRGIFGLAAFGRSGWTAVDRTVIETVGRSLSLALDRAEQVAELARERERLAGQTAALASANEELEAFAYSVSHDLRTPVRHIQGFNALLRKSFGAGLDSRATRYLEVVDQAAVRMNTLIDAMLDLSRTSRQPLRVGVVDLGALVASVREEVEVDVLERLVTWHVQPLPLVAGDHNLLRQVVQNLLSNALKYTRNRADVVIEVWAEERPDEWAVFVRDNGVGFDPRYQDKLFGVFQRLHRADEFEGIGVGLANVRRIIARHGGQVTAHGAVGEGATFGFTLPSVG